The Flavobacteriales bacterium genome contains the following window.
GGGCATCTACATCTACATGCAACCGGTGCTGGCCGTCTCGGTGACGTGGCTGGCCATGCAGCTTCCGTGGCTGGGTGACGGCTCATCTGGAAAACCGTTGGGGTTCGGCGCCCCGCAGATCATCAGCAGTGCGCTCATCTTTCTAGGTGTGTACTTGGTTGGGCGGTCGGATGCCAGGCGCTCTTGACCGTTCAGGTAGATCCGACCGACGCTTCGTGTATTCCTCAAGGCAGCGATGACCAAGAAAGAGAGCCCGAGCTTCTTCAAGAAGTACCTCTTCGTGTGGTTCCTCGTCGTACTCATCGGTCTACTCTCTGCGGCTCAGATGATCCACGATCACTACACGCTGAAGCCTGGCGTTCTCTGGACCTGCGAATGCACCGTTCTGGGCAACTCTGGAGGCTTCCTTCGCCAACCATCAACAACGAAGCTCAGGTGTGAAAGCCAGGACAGCACGTTCGTGACCTGGGCGCATAGAAGTGGAAGCTATCCCGTCGGGTCCCGATGGATCATTGAATTCGACAAGAGATGGCCGGCGCGTAGGAGCTATGTCCGGGAACTCAACTGAGCATCAGAGGTTGGCGCGTTGCCCCAACTACATTCGCCGCCATGCTGCGCTCCATGACCGGCTTCGGCCGTGCCGAGGGTTCCATCAACGGAAAGAAGATCACCGTGGAGCTGCGGTCGCTCAACAGCAAAGGGCTGGACCTGATGCTGAAACTGGCTCCGCTTTACCGGGAGAAGGAAAGCGAACTGCGCCAGTGGGCCAATGAGCGGCTGGTGCGCGGCAAAGTGGACGTGTACATCGGCGCGGAGGAAACGGTGGTGCAGAAGCGCACCTCGTTCGATGCGCAACTGGTGAAACAGTACCACGACGAACTCGAAGCCATCCGCCAGTCCGTGGCCAGGAACAGCGCTACGGACGTGCTGGGCATCGTGCTGCGCATGCCCGACGTGTCGCGCAGCGCCAGCGAAGAACTGGACGAGAACGAATGGGCGCTTGTGAAGCAACTGTTGGACGAGGCGCACAAGGCATTCCAAGCGTTCCGCGCCAGCGAGGGCCTGCAGCTCTTCAATGAGATCTCATCCCGGGTGAACAGCATCACCGCGCTGCTGACCGAAGTGGAGCCGCTCGATACCGGCCGCGCAACGAAGACCCGCGAAAAGCTGCTGGCCAAACTGCTGGAACTACAAGTGAACGTGGACAAGGACCGCTTCGAGCAGGAACTGATCTTCTACCTGGAGAAGATGGACGTGAGCGAGGAGAAGATGCGGCTGCGCACGCATTGCACCTATTTCCTGGACACCGCCCGCAACGAGGAACAGCAAGGGCGAAAGCTCGGCTTCATCGCCCAGGAGATCGGCCGCGAGGTGAACACGCTCGGCAGCAAAGCCAACGATGCGGCCATCCAACAATTGGTGGTGCGTATGAAGGACGAGCTGGAGAAGATCAAAGAGCAGGTGCTCAATGTTCTCTGACCCATGTCCACCAGCGGCAAGTGCATCATCCTGAGCGCGCCGAGCGGGGCCGGCAAGACCACCATCGTGCACCGGCTGTTAGCTGCGGACCTCGGGCTCGAATTCAGCGTGAGCGCGACCAGCCGCGCCATGCGCCCCAACGAGCGCAACGGCAAGGACTATTGGTTCATGAGCCCCGAGCAGTTCCGCCTGAAGATCGAAGAGGACGCGTTCGTGGAGTGGGAAGAGGTATATCCGGGCCAGTTCTACGGCACGCTGCGCCAGGAACTCGACCGCATCTGGCACGCAGGAAAGCACGCCATCTTCGATGTGGACGTGGTGGGCGGCAGCGACCTGAAGAGCGTCTTCGGACCGAACGCCCTTGCGCTCTTCATCAGTCCGCCTTCCTTGCAAGTGCTCGAGCAGCGCTTGCGATCCCGGGGCACCGAAACCGACGAAAGCCTGCGAAAGCGTGTAACCAAGGCCGAACGGGAAATGGACTTCATCCCGCACTTCGACCACACGATCGTGAACGACGACCTCGAACGGGCTTGTGCTGAAGCGACAACCCTTGTGAAGGCCTTCCTGGAAGCATGAAGACGGGTTGCTTGTTCGGCACGTTCGACCCACCGCACAACGGCCATGTGGCCATTGCCCAAGCCATGCTGGAACGCGCGGGGCTCAATGAAGTATGGCTGGTGGTGACGCCGTTGAGCCCGTTCAAACAAGGCAATGTGATCAGCGCGGACAGCGTGCGGTTGTACATGGCTGAACTGGCGGTGCGCGAGTTGCCCGGCATTCGGGCCAGCGACGTGGAGTTGGGCCTGCCGCAACCGAACTACACCGCGGAAACGCTGGCCGAGATGCGCCGCCGCTATGCCGACGAGGATTTCAGCCTGATCATGGGCAGCGACAACCTGGCCGGGCTTCACAAGTGGAAGGCTCCCGAGAAGATCCT
Protein-coding sequences here:
- a CDS encoding YicC family protein: MLRSMTGFGRAEGSINGKKITVELRSLNSKGLDLMLKLAPLYREKESELRQWANERLVRGKVDVYIGAEETVVQKRTSFDAQLVKQYHDELEAIRQSVARNSATDVLGIVLRMPDVSRSASEELDENEWALVKQLLDEAHKAFQAFRASEGLQLFNEISSRVNSITALLTEVEPLDTGRATKTREKLLAKLLELQVNVDKDRFEQELIFYLEKMDVSEEKMRLRTHCTYFLDTARNEEQQGRKLGFIAQEIGREVNTLGSKANDAAIQQLVVRMKDELEKIKEQVLNVL
- a CDS encoding nicotinate-nucleotide adenylyltransferase translates to MKTGCLFGTFDPPHNGHVAIAQAMLERAGLNEVWLVVTPLSPFKQGNVISADSVRLYMAELAVRELPGIRASDVELGLPQPNYTAETLAEMRRRYADEDFSLIMGSDNLAGLHKWKAPEKILEHHRVLVYPRPGAELHRQQAVFAEHANVQWVEAPLMDLSSTRIRQRVRDGQDISGMVPPAVKDYILANGLYKD
- the gmk gene encoding guanylate kinase — translated: MSTSGKCIILSAPSGAGKTTIVHRLLAADLGLEFSVSATSRAMRPNERNGKDYWFMSPEQFRLKIEEDAFVEWEEVYPGQFYGTLRQELDRIWHAGKHAIFDVDVVGGSDLKSVFGPNALALFISPPSLQVLEQRLRSRGTETDESLRKRVTKAEREMDFIPHFDHTIVNDDLERACAEATTLVKAFLEA